In Candidatus Sodalis pierantonius str. SOPE, one DNA window encodes the following:
- a CDS encoding alpha/beta hydrolase — MNTERHYVVSQNEKLAVSVYRANSKVPAPVVLLCHGFYGIQDLLLPIYAQAFTQAGYHAITFDYRGFGESEGDQGRIIPEQQNNDIIAVLAWSKTQSCIDAKRIALWGTSLGGCLVIDVAVRCPEVKCVISLMGFSSGNRLVTGDMAEEERERFMNTMERMQQKKNQSGRELMVPIIKVMTDEESRRFYEHAIHDYPSLNVKVPYLTVLEVILYQPKINAQKLTQPTLVVLAEWDKVIPVEHGLALYQAITAPKACHIEPQAYHFDMFKGKHFENVIGLQLQWLKQHL, encoded by the coding sequence ATGAACACTGAACGGCACTATGTCGTTAGCCAAAATGAAAAACTGGCTGTAAGTGTATACCGTGCCAACAGCAAGGTGCCGGCACCGGTAGTTCTGCTGTGCCATGGTTTCTATGGCATTCAGGATCTGTTATTACCCATTTATGCCCAAGCATTCACCCAGGCCGGCTACCATGCCATTACCTTTGATTACCGTGGTTTCGGTGAAAGCGAGGGAGATCAGGGCCGGATCATTCCCGAACAACAAAATAACGATATTATCGCGGTCTTAGCCTGGAGTAAAACCCAGTCCTGTATAGATGCTAAACGTATCGCATTATGGGGCACTTCTTTGGGCGGTTGCCTGGTTATCGATGTGGCCGTGCGCTGTCCTGAGGTGAAATGCGTGATAAGCCTGATGGGCTTCTCCAGCGGCAATCGGCTAGTGACGGGCGATATGGCCGAAGAGGAAAGAGAGCGTTTCATGAACACCATGGAACGGATGCAGCAGAAAAAGAACCAATCCGGGCGTGAACTGATGGTTCCCATCATCAAAGTGATGACCGATGAAGAGTCGCGACGTTTCTATGAGCATGCAATACACGATTATCCCTCGCTGAACGTCAAAGTCCCTTATCTGACCGTACTCGAGGTGATATTGTATCAGCCTAAAATTAATGCACAGAAGCTTACACAGCCGACGCTGGTCGTCCTGGCGGAATGGGATAAGGTCATACCGGTGGAACATGGTTTGGCGCTGTATCAGGCCATCACCGCGCCGAAAGCCTGCCATATCGAACCGCAGGCTTATCACTTCGATATGTTCAAGGGAAAACATTTTGAGAACGTCATCGGCTTGCAATTACAATGGTTGAAACAGCATTTATAA
- a CDS encoding acyl-homoserine-lactone synthase → MFNLINVEYKDIINDRLEELYLLRKRTFKDRLNWKVSCKGEREFDEYDNENTHYLLGCYNGELICSVRFISMKYPNMITGPFRDFFHYTAPADNTLLESSRFFVDKDRVKSLTETKLPFCHLLFLGMINYTRAIGMTGILTVCSRSMYTILKRSGWNTEVETIGNSEKNEPVYLLRLAIDDDSQANLIKYIRRYHYCDEYYLKKWPVYL, encoded by the coding sequence ATGTTTAATTTGATCAACGTAGAATACAAAGACATAATAAATGACAGGCTGGAAGAATTATATCTTCTGCGCAAAAGAACGTTTAAAGATCGTTTGAATTGGAAGGTTTCCTGTAAAGGAGAACGTGAATTTGATGAGTACGATAATGAAAACACTCACTACTTGCTTGGGTGCTATAACGGTGAACTGATTTGCAGCGTCCGATTTATCAGCATGAAATACCCTAACATGATTACCGGCCCCTTTCGCGACTTTTTTCATTACACTGCGCCAGCCGACAATACACTATTGGAGTCGAGCCGCTTTTTTGTCGATAAAGACAGAGTTAAGTCATTGACGGAAACCAAACTGCCCTTTTGCCATCTGCTGTTTTTAGGCATGATTAACTACACGCGCGCCATCGGGATGACAGGGATACTCACCGTGTGCAGTCGATCGATGTACACCATCCTCAAGCGCAGCGGCTGGAATACTGAGGTAGAAACCATCGGTAATTCTGAAAAAAACGAACCGGTCTATCTGCTGCGACTCGCCATCGATGACGATAGTCAGGCCAATTTAATAAAGTATATCCGGCGTTATCATTATTGTGATGAGTATTATCTAAAGAAATGGCCCGTTTATCTGTAA
- a CDS encoding EAL domain-containing protein yields MYSTKPAVTRNVLASLRALGVIIAIDDFGTGYSGLSYLGSMHINLLKIDRSFVAMIAEDESTTDLVDVVIDLANRFRMHVIAESVETEWQKNYLLNKRVVYQQDYLFAEPLPLQAFLSCLVSPAVSLAQRRCCRFTTTGEYRRETKKRPAARLNSHCQ; encoded by the coding sequence ATTTATTCAACAAAGCCTGCCGTTACCCGTAATGTCCTGGCCTCGCTACGGGCCCTCGGTGTTATCATCGCTATCGACGATTTTGGCACGGGCTATTCGGGGCTTTCATACTTGGGCAGCATGCATATTAATCTTCTGAAAATCGATCGGTCTTTTGTCGCGATGATAGCGGAGGACGAGAGCACCACCGATTTGGTCGACGTGGTCATCGATCTTGCCAACCGCTTTCGGATGCATGTGATTGCTGAAAGCGTCGAGACAGAATGGCAGAAAAACTATCTGCTCAATAAGCGGGTGGTTTATCAGCAGGACTATTTATTTGCCGAGCCGCTGCCGCTACAGGCGTTTCTATCCTGCCTGGTATCGCCAGCGGTATCACTCGCGCAGCGCCGCTGTTGTCGCTTTACCACAACTGGCGAATACAGGCGCGAAACAAAAAAACGCCCTGCCGCCAGGTTAAATAGCCATTGCCAGTGA
- the istB gene encoding IS21-like element ISSoEn3 family helper ATPase IstB yields the protein MDTLLMALRELKLSAMVQALLETQRELPGSYGELGFEERLSLMVEAENLHRKNNHICRLRRQSQMRLQAKPEDIRYIPSRGVTPEQMRDLLGGQYLKYQKSILITGPTGTGKTWLSCALGEQACRQQYSVRYWRVGRLLAHLHQCQVDGTYLKQLNQLEKIELLILDDVGLESISPMQATMLLEVMEDRYDKSSSILISQLPVKKWYGLIENPTTADALLDRLVHPSYRLELKGESLRKEQGVASTGKID from the coding sequence ATGGATACACTGTTAATGGCTCTGCGAGAGCTGAAGTTGTCGGCAATGGTCCAGGCGTTGTTGGAGACGCAACGCGAACTCCCGGGGAGTTATGGGGAGCTGGGGTTCGAGGAGCGGTTGTCGCTGATGGTAGAAGCGGAAAATTTGCATAGAAAAAACAACCATATATGTCGTCTGCGACGGCAATCGCAAATGCGCTTGCAGGCAAAACCGGAAGATATCCGCTATATCCCTAGCCGAGGAGTGACACCGGAACAGATGCGAGATCTGCTAGGGGGACAATATCTGAAATATCAGAAAAGCATACTCATCACGGGGCCAACAGGTACGGGCAAAACCTGGCTCAGTTGTGCGCTTGGTGAGCAGGCATGCCGGCAGCAATATAGCGTGCGTTACTGGCGAGTGGGTCGGTTGCTGGCCCATCTTCACCAGTGTCAGGTAGACGGGACCTATCTAAAACAGCTTAATCAGTTAGAAAAAATAGAGTTACTGATCTTGGACGACGTGGGCCTAGAATCAATAAGTCCGATGCAGGCAACGATGCTGTTGGAGGTGATGGAAGATCGCTACGACAAAAGCAGCAGCATCCTGATCAGTCAACTGCCGGTGAAAAAATGGTATGGACTGATAGAAAACCCCACGACAGCTGACGCGTTACTCGATCGGTTAGTACACCCCAGCTATAGACTGGAACTTAAAGGCGAATCACTACGCAAAGAGCAAGGAGTAGCCAGCACAGGAAAAATAGACTAA
- the istA gene encoding IS21-like element ISSoEn3 family transposase — MARKKKKARTEMCIYINVLRMKFEQRRSNRTIAAALGIGCTTVHDILGRFTVANLVWPLPAELSPVDLDRLLYPGKSGKVINTLPSWLDIDTELSRKGMTKQLLWIEYQSAVGGDALGYSQFCALFRDWKKKQRRSMRMEHKAGEKLFIDFCGPTVPIVNPATGSVRQVAIFVAAMGVSGYAYIEACEGQDMASWLNANSRCLHFMGGVPELMIPDNLRSAVSTPDRYEPVINQSYQALANHYETVVLPARPRKPKDKVKAESTVQLVERWVLARLRKRRFYSLAELNQVIRELNHELNLRPMRHYGGQSRLERFEQLDKPALGPLPPTQWEYSEYLVARVGPDYHIDYGKNWYSVPHPLVAERVDVIATQRLVQIHHKGVCVATHPRSDNAYRHTTQAAHMPANHKRQSQWTPERLCSWALSVGVCTLKVVESIQKSKAHPEQAYRSVLGLLNLQRRYETTRLEKACALALEKGCINRSFIANVLKHGRESEVTQDGAGVSMLVHENLRGPDSYH, encoded by the coding sequence ATGGCACGTAAAAAGAAGAAAGCGAGAACGGAAATGTGCATCTATATTAATGTCTTACGTATGAAATTCGAGCAACGTCGCTCGAATCGCACTATCGCAGCAGCGCTCGGCATAGGCTGTACTACCGTGCACGATATCCTCGGCCGATTCACGGTAGCTAACCTGGTCTGGCCATTGCCGGCGGAACTGTCCCCCGTCGACCTCGACCGCCTGCTCTATCCCGGCAAATCCGGAAAAGTTATCAATACCTTACCCAGCTGGCTTGATATCGATACCGAGTTAAGCCGCAAGGGCATGACCAAGCAGCTGCTCTGGATAGAATATCAGTCCGCCGTGGGCGGTGATGCCCTCGGTTACTCACAGTTTTGTGCACTGTTCCGTGACTGGAAAAAGAAGCAGCGGCGTTCCATGCGCATGGAGCACAAGGCTGGCGAAAAGCTCTTCATCGACTTCTGTGGCCCCACCGTACCTATCGTCAACCCTGCGACCGGTAGCGTACGCCAGGTCGCTATCTTCGTCGCTGCCATGGGCGTGTCAGGCTATGCGTATATCGAAGCCTGCGAAGGCCAGGACATGGCATCGTGGCTCAACGCCAATAGCCGCTGCCTGCACTTCATGGGTGGGGTTCCGGAGCTGATGATACCTGATAATCTGCGCAGCGCTGTCAGCACCCCTGACCGCTATGAGCCGGTCATAAACCAGAGCTACCAGGCGCTGGCAAATCACTATGAGACAGTGGTGCTACCGGCGCGCCCGAGAAAACCGAAAGACAAGGTGAAGGCAGAATCAACTGTGCAGCTGGTAGAACGCTGGGTTTTGGCCCGGTTGCGTAAACGTAGGTTCTACTCGCTGGCCGAACTCAACCAGGTGATACGAGAACTCAATCATGAGTTGAATTTGCGCCCTATGCGTCATTACGGCGGACAAAGTCGCCTTGAACGCTTCGAGCAGCTGGACAAACCGGCTCTTGGGCCTCTACCGCCCACACAATGGGAATACAGTGAGTATCTCGTTGCCCGAGTGGGACCTGATTACCACATAGACTACGGCAAAAACTGGTACTCGGTGCCGCATCCGCTGGTTGCCGAGCGCGTTGACGTCATCGCCACCCAACGACTGGTGCAAATCCACCATAAGGGCGTCTGCGTGGCTACGCACCCTCGCAGCGATAACGCCTATAGGCACACGACTCAGGCGGCGCACATGCCGGCTAACCATAAGAGGCAGAGTCAGTGGACGCCGGAAAGGCTGTGCAGTTGGGCGCTGTCGGTGGGTGTGTGCACACTGAAAGTGGTCGAGTCCATCCAAAAGAGCAAAGCCCATCCGGAGCAGGCTTACCGCTCCGTGCTGGGGCTACTCAATCTGCAACGGCGCTATGAGACGACTCGACTGGAGAAGGCCTGCGCGCTGGCGTTGGAGAAAGGGTGCATTAACCGCTCTTTCATAGCCAACGTATTGAAACACGGTCGTGAAAGTGAGGTCACCCAGGACGGAGCCGGCGTATCAATGCTGGTTCACGAAAACCTCCGAGGTCCGGACAGTTATCACTAA
- a CDS encoding IS256-like element ISSoEn2 family transposase, which produces MDEKQLQALANELAKNLKTPEDLSYFDRLLKKISVEAALNAEMTHHLGYDKNQPKPGTNARNGYSTKTVTTGDGPLALRTPRDRDGSFEPQLVKKNQTRITGMDNQILSLYAKGMTTREIAAAFKELYDADVSPALVSKVTDAVMEQVVEWQNRPLDAVYPIVYLDCIVLKVRQDSRIINKSVFLALGINIEGQKELLGMWLAENEGAKFWLNVLTELKNRGLNDILIACVDELKGFPDAINAVYPEARLQLCIVHMVRNSLRFVSWKDYKAVTRDLKAIYQAPTEEAGLQALEAFSSAWDIRYPQISRSWQANWANLATFFAYPTDIRKVIYTTNAIESLNSVIRHAIKKRKVFPTDDAVKKVVWLAIQAASQKWTMPLRDWRMAMSRFIIEFGDRLDGHF; this is translated from the coding sequence ATGGACGAAAAACAGTTGCAGGCTCTGGCTAACGAACTGGCCAAAAATCTCAAAACCCCTGAAGATCTCAGTTACTTCGATCGGCTGCTGAAAAAAATTAGCGTCGAAGCAGCTCTCAATGCCGAAATGACCCATCACCTCGGCTACGATAAAAATCAGCCTAAACCGGGGACCAACGCCCGCAACGGCTATTCCACAAAAACCGTTACCACTGGCGATGGCCCGCTGGCGCTGCGTACTCCGCGCGATCGTGACGGTTCCTTTGAACCGCAACTGGTGAAGAAGAACCAGACCCGGATTACCGGGATGGATAACCAGATTTTATCGTTGTACGCCAAAGGGATGACCACCCGCGAGATCGCCGCCGCGTTCAAAGAGCTGTATGACGCCGATGTCTCGCCGGCGCTGGTCTCAAAGGTCACCGATGCGGTCATGGAGCAGGTTGTCGAATGGCAAAACCGGCCTCTGGATGCAGTCTATCCCATTGTTTATCTTGACTGTATCGTTCTAAAAGTCCGGCAGGATAGCCGCATTATCAACAAATCTGTGTTCCTGGCGCTGGGCATCAACATCGAAGGCCAGAAAGAGTTGCTAGGTATGTGGCTGGCCGAAAATGAAGGCGCAAAGTTCTGGCTGAACGTGCTGACAGAGCTGAAAAACCGCGGCCTGAACGATATCCTTATCGCCTGCGTAGACGAGCTGAAAGGTTTCCCTGACGCTATTAACGCGGTGTATCCGGAGGCGCGGCTCCAGCTGTGTATCGTGCATATGGTGCGCAACAGCCTGCGGTTCGTCTCCTGGAAGGACTACAAGGCCGTCACCCGCGACCTGAAAGCTATCTATCAGGCCCCTACGGAAGAAGCCGGCTTGCAGGCGCTGGAAGCGTTCTCCAGTGCCTGGGACATCCGCTACCCGCAAATAAGTCGAAGCTGGCAGGCAAACTGGGCCAATCTGGCCACGTTCTTTGCCTACCCAACGGACATCCGCAAGGTGATCTACACGACCAACGCCATCGAGTCGTTAAACAGCGTGATCCGGCATGCCATCAAAAAGCGCAAGGTGTTCCCGACCGACGACGCAGTGAAAAAGGTGGTGTGGCTGGCGATACAGGCGGCCTCACAGAAATGGACAATGCCTTTGAGGGACTGGCGCATGGCAATGAGCCGCTTTATTATCGAGTTCGGTGACCGCCTGGACGGTCACTTCTGA
- a CDS encoding LuxR family transcriptional regulator, which yields MIIAEIHDLLQHEMNIGQPIRFAYFIFNKSQDEKPVIYSNYPKDWVEKYMKNELYKQDPVLLVASQKIMSFPWHKNYFKKNKRQKSNIFIQSSEYNITRGYTFPLHDYENNLAMLSLYTESDPDLLMKCISDHEDRLYLLFLSIHNRFLAEKAQQTNKLHAKVEKRLTSREIEALHWASIGKTYREIAIIMGITESTVKFHIGNLIVKLDVINAKHAIKKATDLHLLNFNE from the coding sequence TTGATCATTGCAGAAATTCATGATCTCCTGCAGCATGAAATGAATATCGGTCAGCCCATCCGCTTCGCTTATTTTATTTTCAACAAATCGCAGGATGAAAAACCCGTCATCTATTCTAACTACCCAAAGGACTGGGTAGAAAAATACATGAAGAATGAATTATATAAGCAAGATCCCGTTCTGTTAGTCGCTAGCCAAAAGATTATGTCGTTCCCCTGGCACAAGAATTACTTCAAAAAAAACAAACGTCAGAAAAGCAATATTTTCATCCAAAGTTCAGAATACAATATCACCCGTGGCTATACTTTTCCGTTGCACGATTATGAAAATAATCTGGCTATGCTGAGTCTGTATACTGAAAGCGATCCCGACTTGCTGATGAAATGTATCAGCGACCACGAGGACCGTCTTTATCTGCTGTTTCTTTCCATTCATAACCGATTTCTAGCGGAGAAGGCGCAGCAGACCAATAAACTGCATGCTAAAGTGGAGAAAAGGCTTACATCCCGCGAAATCGAGGCGCTGCATTGGGCCAGTATCGGTAAAACCTATCGCGAGATCGCTATCATTATGGGCATTACCGAAAGCACCGTAAAATTCCATATCGGCAACCTCATCGTGAAGCTCGACGTCATTAACGCCAAACATGCCATAAAAAAGGCGACGGACCTGCACCTACTTAATTTCAATGAGTAG
- a CDS encoding IS256-like element ISSoEn2 family transposase: MDEKQLQALANELAKNLKTPEDLSHFDRLLKKISVEAALNAEMTHHLGYDKNQPKPGTNARNGYSTKTVTTGDGPLALRTPRDRDGSFEPQLVKKNQTRITGMDNQILSLYAKGMTTREIATAFKELYDADVSPALVSKVTDAVMEQVVEWQNRPLDAVYPIVYLDCIVLKVRQDSRIINKSVFLALGINIEGQKELLGMWLAENEGAKFWLNVLTELKNRGLNDILIACVDGLKGFPDAINAVYPEARLQLCIVHMVRNSLRFVSWKDYKAVTRDLKAIYQAPTEEAGLQALEAFSSAWDIRYPQISRSWQANWANLATFFAYPTDIRKVIYTTNAIESLNSVIRHAIKKRKVFPTDDAVKKVVWLAIQAASQKWTMPLRDWRMAMSRFIIEFGDRLDGHF; the protein is encoded by the coding sequence ACGAACTGGCCAAAAATCTCAAAACCCCTGAAGATCTCAGTCACTTCGATCGGCTGCTGAAAAAAATCAGCGTCGAAGCAGCTCTCAATGCCGAAATGACCCATCACCTCGGCTACGATAAAAATCAGCCTAAACCGGGGACCAACGCCCGCAACGGCTATTCCACAAAAACCGTTACCACTGGCGATGGCCCGCTGGCGCTGCGTACTCCGCGCGATCGTGACGGTTCCTTTGAACCGCAACTGGTGAAGAAGAACCAGACCCGGATTACCGGGATGGATAACCAGATTTTATCGTTGTACGCCAAAGGGATGACCACCCGCGAGATCGCGACCGCGTTCAAAGAGCTGTATGACGCCGATGTCTCGCCGGCGCTGGTCTCAAAGGTCACCGATGCGGTCATGGAGCAGGTTGTCGAATGGCAAAACCGGCCTCTGGATGCAGTCTATCCCATTGTTTATCTTGACTGTATCGTTCTAAAAGTCCGGCAGGACAGCCGCATCATCAACAAATCTGTGTTCCTGGCGCTGGGCATCAACATCGAAGGCCAGAAAGAGTTGCTAGGTATGTGGCTGGCCGAAAATGAAGGCGCAAAGTTCTGGCTGAACGTGCTGACAGAGCTGAAAAACCGCGGCCTGAACGATATCCTTATCGCCTGCGTAGACGGGCTGAAAGGTTTCCCTGACGCTATTAACGCGGTGTATCCGGAGGCGCGGCTCCAGCTGTGTATCGTACATATGGTGCGCAACAGCCTGCGGTTCGTCTCCTGGAAGGACTACAAGGCCGTCACCCGCGACCTGAAAGCTATCTATCAGGCCCCTACGGAAGAAGCCGGCTTGCAGGCGCTGGAAGCGTTCTCCAGTGCCTGGGACATCCGCTACCCGCAAATAAGTCGAAGCTGGCAGGCAAACTGGGCCAATCTGGCCACGTTCTTTGCCTACCCAACGGACATCCGCAAGGTGATCTACACGACCAACGCCATCGAGTCGTTAAACAGCGTGATCCGGCATGCCATCAAAAAGCGCAAGGTGTTCCCGACCGACGACGCAGTGAAAAAGGTGGTGTGGCTGGCGATACAGGCGGCCTCACAGAAATGGACAATGCCTTTGAGGGACTGGCGCATGGCAATGAGCCGCTTTATTATCGAGTTCGGTGACCGCCTGGACGGTCACTTCTGA